In Cherax quadricarinatus isolate ZL_2023a chromosome 34, ASM3850222v1, whole genome shotgun sequence, the genomic stretch tggaaaataataataataataataataataataataataataataataataataataataataataataataataataataatgtttatttctaccagtacatgatacaacttatacagaccataactgacatccatgacatactatatagaaagttcctggttatgtagagcatttccctcaacttgggttaattttgtcccccaggatgccacccacaccagtcacctaacacccaggtacctacttactgctaggtgaacagtgacaacaaatGTCTTAATAAGGGAacacacatcctaatgtttccacccgtaccggggatcgaaccacggagttcagtgtgtgagctgagtgcgctaccaacaccTTCATTGAAAACGCTGCTGTTCTTCGACCTTGATTATTTCTAAGTGAATGCATGTGTATCAAACTGATTAAACATTTCGCCTGCACAGAAGGTTTGTTCAGTCAAATCCAAAAGGGAGCATTAGAAAcgaatttgactgaagaaacctactgagtGGGCAAAACGTttcgtcagtaaagatacccaactgttgcacatgtgtattaatcttcaacttgttattttatattattatcaaCAACATGGCCAGAGTGAGGACAGGAAATGTTAAGACTCGTGGGAGATAACACCGTCTCACAGCACTTGCTTCTAGTAGCCTCTTCATCCTGGCGTTGCTTCTAGCATTGTCTAGTGTACACGGGTGTAGCATAGTGTACAAAgctacaacatagtatacaaaAGGTACAGCATAGTATACAAATGTGCAGCATAGTGAATAGAGTGAACGTTGCATCGTAATACGTGACAGAGAAAAAGCACAGTGTTGATAATCAGTGTGAAGGAATGGAGACCAAACTCAGGGTGATTCATAGTCCTGAATTGTCTTTCCATTTCTGAAGAGCTGTTATGGCATCAGGTATCAGTTACAGTGTCAGGGAGTATACTGGAAGTTTCTTTTGAACTGGGAAGTGTGAATTGGTGAAGTGTAGTCGAGGTTAGTGGTTAAGTCCTTGtatgggcctactggcccatacaaggcaggtccttatcaaaactaccCATGTATAGCTGCCTGCGTTTTGGAAGAACTGAAATGATCTCAATGAGTACAGTTGCAGACCAAATCGGTCCAAGTTACTTGGTGGATAACATGACTTTCTAAAGTCTGGTGAACTAACGTGATTCCCCAAGCCTTCGAGTAACATGATTTTCAAATTCTTCCTGACGGACCAATGTTCTTCTCCTGAGACTTGATGACAGACCAGAGTTATTTCATAAGTCTTTGGAGAACCAATATTGTCCCTCAGAATTCTCTgagcaccgtagtggtgaagtCTCAGattcttcaccactacggtgctcttctcaccaactccaagactgagggactgattacctcatcttttgtatatcgtTCTACTGTCCTCTAATtatatcctagaatttgtattgataaagccactggatggcgaaacgtatacaataaagatacccagatgatacacacgtgtctaatttttcacATCTTGTAGAAGACTATGGTTATATCCAGAGCTGGATTAAGATTTTGTAAgcttctgggctacaggcacCTGAGGCCTTCACTGATATTttcaaaggaaaaaaaataatcaCAACAGTCAACAGTTCGTCATATAAGTGAAGTAATAACATAAATATATGCTTACAGCAGTAACTGTCAACACTTTTCACTTATTctctggaggtcctccagctggcggaagcccctgggctgcagtctctggaggtcctccagctggcggaggcctcTGGGCTGCAGCCCCCTATAGCCCATGCCTTAATTCGGCCCTGGTTATATCAGTATCCCCAGAAGGGCTATCGCAGGATTGCCCAAGAAAATCCTACATCCTCCCgaggatacgacccacaacagttgactaactaCTAAGTACATATTTGCTACTAGTATGACcgactaccagtgaccaggttGATCAGAGACAGGACTGCTGTTCGTGGatgaaggatcgagcctccacccaTCCTTGCTCTGAATAacccttgaagatgatgttagCTCTGCATAACCATAGGCTTTGTAtatagtgtcactgatgtcacctgtgatctgtataagttgtgtcccCTAGCTCGAGTGCTaccgcactcaactcacacactgaggtccgtgattcgatccccggtactggtAGAAACATttgagcgtgtttccttaagacacctgttgtccctgttcacctacctgggtgtagtcgactggtgtgggtcgcatcctggtgacaaaattgacctaatttgcacgaaatgctcTACAGAACAAAGGACttcctgtatagtagtatgtcactgatatcagctatggtctgtataccttgtagatgtacttgtagaaattaagattatTATATGTACTTGAAGAAATATTATAGCATGATAGACGGAACGTGTACTGATACCTGCCTGGGTGCCAGCACAAGTCCCTCGAGGAGTGAGTAATGACATAAAGAGGAGTGATGACAGTGTAAAAGGCTTTGTTTTCAATGAAGACACATAGATGCTATTGCTTCTGAAGCTTACCATGGCTTCAGATACCCATTCCTTTCAGTTAGGTCTGAAGCTGAAGACATTGCTTCAATTCAGTTCTAAAATTTTGGAAATAATTTAAGCAAAAGGAACATAATTTTTGAGGTATCTTTCTttattgaattaaaaaaaaagaaaacattgTGTCAACATATGTTGGATAACCTTCATGTTGGTGAAGATCCAGGAGTGTGCTATTATGATGCATTGTGAAGCCACTAAATATTACTCATTTCTTTACAGGTGTTATACTATGATGATGACGTGAGGGCTATGTGCTGGGTCAGCACCATAACTCTCAAGCTTGGCTGACCACCCCTCAAGCTTACCTGACCATCCTGAAGCTTGACTTCACCGTcttacaccaccagtgtcacatctTTACCCCACACAGTGTCACATCCCTCTGAAGTACTTGAGCGCCGCATCCCCGGCCACAACCACAGTGTGGCATCCCTGGGCAGGGTGGACGGCCCTGTTAGACAATGTCTGACGGAGGGCTGAAGGTGGAGCAGCCGATGGAGAGTGTCGAGGCTCTGTCCAGGGAGGCTGAGGGTCTCAAGGTTAagctggaggaggagagacagaaaCTCAACGATGTTCCACGTGAGTATATGTTAATGAAGGTTCGAATAGAATGGGACTTCCCCCATAATGAGTTAGTCTGAAGCGTGTTTCTTATCTGGACGGAGTTCCGGGGGggacaacgcccccgctgcccggtccatgaccaagtctCGCGGTGGGGTTATCAAGGTTTTAACCTTGGATAATCTTATGAGAATAGGATAAACAAACATCTCAGTTAGAAGGTTGAGATTttagaaagacctgcctagtataggccagtagATCTGCTCTAGTGTGCCGccattcttttctctctctctctctcgctctctctctctctctctctctctctctctctctctctctctctctctctctctctctctctctctctctctctctctctctctctctctctctccctcatacaaggaggaaggggagtgagagaggagtgtCGACATTCTATTCATGAGGTAATTCACAGTAATGAGAGGTGTATAGTGAGGGTAACACTGgggcctccccctccccctcacacactcatTATTACCCTGCCATCCTGACACACCCAAACATTATCTTCTTAAAGCTCTCTACTGACAGTATCCCAAAAGCTCAGTAAAGCTTTGACGTACCAgcctgcataataataataataataataataataataataataataataataataataataataataataataataataataataatattattattattattattattattattattattatgattattattattataataataataataataataataataaattattattattattattattattattattattattattattattattattgttgttgttgttattattgctactactgcatTCATTGGAGAGATAGGTAAACCCGTAGGGAATGGGAAACAATAAAGTCGGATCCTAAGAAGAGGAAGGCAGGTCtagttccctggatcaaaagcCTCTCATCAGCATgaaggaggagaggggggagTGCCATggcacaggtgaggcaggtgcCAATATTTACGTCTTCACAGGTAAACAGTGACGTCACTGGCACTAGTGCCAGGCTACCCGTATACCTCCATCATCAAGGGGGCCTTGATGCTAGAGAGAGGGGACTCTTGATCTCAGAAATTGGATGAAGAGTGGGCGATTAACCGACAGGAGAATCGAGTCTTCAGCACTGCTTGTGCTAGATGGCCCATGAGGGTTTAGCTTCTCATGAAACATAATTTGAACTTAActctagtaagtttatttaggtacaggtacacataaatacagttacacatattatcatacatagcagcttaTGTGTAACTTACCAACCAGCAGAAACCCCCAAAAaataagtgacttatttccgttgtGGTCCTTGATTTTCATTGCAGTCCTTgatatttctattggggtccttgatatttccattggtggctttgatatttccattggggtccttgtatttccattgggggtctttgtatttccattggggtccttgtatttccattggggtccctgtattcccattggggtctttgtatttccattggggtccttgtatttccactgggggtctttgtatttccattggggtccttgtatttctacTGGGGGtctttgtatttccattggggtccttgtattttcattggggtccttgtattttcattggggaccttgtatttccactgtagtccttgtatttccactgggggtccttgtatttccactgaggatccttgtattttcattggggtccttgtatttccactgggggtccttgtatttccattggggtccttgtatttccattggggtccttgtatttccactgggggtccttatatttccattggggtcctagtatttccattggggtccttgcatTTCTActgggggtccttgtatttccattggggtccttgtatttccactggagcccttgtatttccattggggtccttgtattttcactgggggtccttgtatttccattggagtccttgtatttccattggggtccttgcatTTTCACTGGGGGtcattgtatttccattggggtccttgtattttcattggggtccttgtattttcattggggtccttgtatttccactggggtccttgtatttccattggggtccttgtatttccattggggtccttgtatttccactggggtccttgtatttccattggggcccttgcattttcattggggtccttgtgtttccatttgggtccttgtatttccattggggtccttgtatttcaattgggtccttgtatttccattggggtccttgtatttacattggggtccttgtatttccactgggggtccttgtatttccattggggtccttgtatttccattggggtccttgtatttccattggtccttgtatttccattgggttccttgtatttccactggaggtctttgtatttccattggggtccttgtatttacattggggtccttgtatttccactgaggatcattgtatttccattggggtccttgtatttccattagaGTCCTtgtacttccattggggtccttgtatttccattggggtccttgtatttccactggagGTCTTTGTATTTTCATTGGAGTCCTTGTACTTCCATTGgaatccttgtatttccattggggtccttgtacttCCATTGGagcccttgtatttccattggggtccttgtatttccattgggatccttgtatttccactgggggtccttgtatttccattggggtccttgtacttccattggagtccttgtatttctattggggtcattgtatttccattggggtccttgtacttccattggggtccttgtatttccattgaggtctttgtatttccactgtggtctttgtatttccactgtggtcttcacctgcactatatacaacacacacatcttcagatcTACCAAATAAATcattgttaagtaagacacatgtgcaacagttaggtatctttatttcgaaacgtttcgcctacacagtaggcttcttcagtcgagtacagaaaagttgatagaagcagaagagacttgaagacgatgtaatcagtccatcacccttaaagttttgaggtggtcagtccctcagtctggagaagagcattgttccaaagtttgaaacaatatggagttgaagtgacaggatggaaccttatatcgcgccaggaggtgagacaggtCACTAGTAGGACGTAGATGTTGGgatgtcaggtccctctcaaaaagcctactgtgtaggcgaaacgtttcgaaataaagatacctaactgttgcacatgtgtcttacttaacaatctgtcggtattttataccattttaatgttcaaataaATCATATtattgttgaagattgagacacttatgcagcatatgggaatctttattcaggaaacgtttcgccacacagtggcttcatcagtccaatacaaagaggaaggagtaaggagaggaggagtatgaggtaatcagtccctcagcctggagtcgatgtgttcagtccatcaatcttgtagactgtacagcatagggccgtagacgtggcctatatactgtagtgaggtgacttgaagcagacggaggcgggatcatagtggtaccatccactagtcgaagtaggtctttgtccaaaggttgaacaagcgttgaagaattctttgtaagaagatcccatgatgctgcagtgtctgacagtgtctgacactgcagcatcatgggatcttcttacaaagaattcttcaacgcttgttcaacctttggacaaagacctacttcgactagtggatggtaccactatgatcccgcctccgtctgcttcaagtcacctcactacagtatataggccacgtctacggccctatgctgtacagtctacaagattgatggactgaacacatcgactccaggctgagggactgattacctcatactcctcctctccttactccttcctctttgtattggactgatgaagccactgtgtggcgaaacgtttcctgaataaagattcccatatgctgcataagtgtctcaatcttcaacttgtcggtttttcaaaccattcatcacatattattgttgttggttgtgAGCCAAGACTGTGCATCTTAGGCATTTCTAAGTAGGCTAACTCAACTAGGCTGACTTCTATCAGAATTTGTTTGTCTACTAGCTGCCAAATTCAATAGACCTACAGTGttacatctgggtgtctttatttgaaGGCGTTTCACCAATCAGTGACTTTTTTTGTCTTTATTTAATATAAAGACGATGTATGAAGACAGTAGAAGACTATGGGATCAATCCCTCAGGCCTCGGTCttgtaggtgatcagtccctaagtcttgtaaaactgtacacggaagacagtggaagatggggtaatcagtccctgtggGGCCTTACTTAAGATtctgaataaaaaaaatatgttgaGATGTGGGTGTATGGGAGTGTTACTGTAATTTTTCTCTTCAATATATAAATtctaaacacagacacacacacacacacacacacacacacacacacacacacacacacacacacacacacacacacacacacacacacacacacacacacacacacacacacacacacacacattactcctAAGTAACAGAGTGACTGTCTTGACAGTAACTACGGTGGCAGCGAGGCTCGAGGCTCTACCTCAGCTCAACATTAAGCCCAGAAGAGTGCTGAAGGGTCACCAAGGCAAGGTGCTCTGCTCGGACTGGTGCAATGACAAACGTCACCTGGTGTCATCCTCTCAGGTGAGTCATCTGGTCTCATCCTCTCAGGCGAGTTCTCGCAAAGTGACCCGACCcctcggcccagtccttgaccaggactcccggtggatcaggacctgatcaactaagctgttactgctggctgcacatagtccaacgtatgaaccacagtccggctgattgggtactgactttaagtatctgtccatctccctcttgaagtcagcaggacagatacctaaagtcactaAATAGGTGTATatgtgccgaaacgtttcgcctgtgcaGGTGGTCAAGAATATGATAAAAGGGATAAACAGAGATCTGTGTAGAGTTTTAGCAAGTCATTGACTTGCAATaactctacatagagcgaaacgttgtgacaATTAAAGCATGCTCCATAtctgtgtcatttcatcctgatTTACCAGTATTCTGCTGTACTCAAGGCGAGTTCAACGTCAAGTGTCTCCAACTCATTGGTCTCTGTTATATCTATATTTCATCGAACAAGAAGTCACAataccgcacataggagaaaggagcttaccacgacgtttcggtccgacttggaccatttacaagtcacagtaaCGTGGAAACAACAtcattagtgtgacttgtaaatagtcCGAGTCGAGCCGAAACGATGTCATAAGctcttctctttctctgtctATATTTCAACACTTGTATTAAGTTAGACACTGTGACCCTCCTCGTACAGCGCATCCATGCTAACTAACCTCACACTGTTAGTTTAATAACAGTACTGTGCATCCCATACACCTGTGAAGTGTAGTTACAAGATTACAGTtgtacataatgggtcgaggGACTTGGTCCCATGATGGCTGAGAGACTTACAGTACTAATGAAATACTTAAAAGTTTTATCTTATTTTGGCTTATTCCTGTAACTTAACACCCGCCGCCCCAAGATTGAACCCGGGACCATCAGTTGTGAGTCCAAAGCTAAAAGCTAATAGGTTGGACAGATAAATGAGTGAGGATAGGGCTTGAGGAgcggcctagcatgggccagtaattTTATTTAGGCAtacgtacacataaatacaattatcatacatagtgttaatcgcctaggataaccccaaaaaattcAGACGAACGTTCTCAAGTTCATGTGTTCTTACGATGGTCATGTGTTTCAGGACGGCAAGATGATTATATGGGATGCCTTCACTACCAACAAGGAACATGCTGTCACCATGCCTACCACCTGGGTCATGGCTTGTGCTTACTCTCCCACCGGTACACTCGTCGCCTGCGGGTACTCACTTCCATTCATGTTAAAATACCTGAAAGAATAagaaggcataataccgtgactggaacaatacataaataacccacatataggagagagaagcttttcgacgacgtttcggtccgacttggaccatttacaagtcacattatatgcgggttgtttgtgtattaaaACACCTGTCTTGATAAAACACCCGTCTTGTTGAAACATCTGTCTTGTTGAAATACATATCTTGTTAAAACACCTGTCTTTGATTTAACAACATAATTCTGAGTTGAAGGTGTACCTTGTCTCCTTGTGTCCTGTGCCAGGTCAGTGTCCTGTGCCGGGTCAAACAGTGTCCTTTGCCAGGTCAAACAGTGTCATATGCCAGGTCAAATAGTATAACATGATTACTTTTTCATTACGGGCATCTGAATCTCGCTTTTCTTGCTTCCTGTCTATGGTGATGGACGGTCAGAGGGCTTGATAACAAAGTCACCGTCTACCCTCTGAGCTTCGATGAGGACGTCACTCAGAAGAAGAGAGCTGTGGGGACCCATACATCCTACATGTCCTGCTGTACCTTCCCTTACTCTGACCAGCAGGTCAGTCTCCATAAAAAGTCACCCAACACAATTACAGTTAACAGGAAAATTAGGTACCTTACATATGTTAATACACATCCACTTTGTGGGTTATGTATGAGCTGTTACAGCGAGTgtattgtgattattattgtagtgtataatgatgataataataatctttatttccagCAGTAcaatgatgcaacttatacagaccatagctgacatcaatgacatactatatacaaagtccctggttatgtagagcatttccccgaaattatgttaattttgtcccaaagatgccactcacaccagtcacctaatgtttccacccgttccggggatcgaaccacggaccttattattattattattattattattattattattattattattattattatagatccTGACGGGCTCTGGGGACTCTACCTGTGCTCTGTGGGACGTAGAGTCTGGCATCATGTTACAGAGCTTCCATGGGCACCAAGGTGACGTGATGGCACTGGACCTGGCACCTTCAGAGACTGGCAACACCTTTGTTTCAGGGGTCAGTACCTTTAATGTCATCGTTCTAATGCAGTTCTTCCACCCACTTGGTGCCTCTGTAATGGTTGGTTAAATGGGTGTAGaagtctgtcgactacacgagggtcgttaggGTTGCATGTTACCTGTTCATGAGCACTGGTATTGAGTACCAAGGTTatgttcaataataacccacatgcagacacaaactcagaagattaatgtgtctgtatatttcgatccctttCTGAGATCCTTTTAAGCTGAAAATCATTTCATTGtgttcattttggctagttccaATGTCTTCAAACTGCTTATTAATTCAAAACAATTCTTGTCATGGTAGAGGTATGGCAGTACAGTGCCGTTGTTCCACAGGGCTGTGACAAGATGGCACTGATCTGGGACATGAGGACAGGACAATGTGTACAGAGCTTCGAAGGTCATGATTCTGACATCAATACTGTCAAGTTCTACCCGTCTGGTGATGCTGTGCTGACCGGCTCTGACGACGCTACcgtaagtttaaaaaaaaaaatacagaatcaAGATTTTATTTTGGTTTGTCATTTACAAAGAAAGTAACTATTATGCCGGGTCATTCCGGGCAGAATTATCCTGGTAAATAATAACTACTCAAGTCTAGACAAGATAATAGTGGTTAACTTTtattaaatctttatttaatgttaatactaatgctgctgctgtcttgttattgctgctgatgctgtgtcagcactcaaggtacataggtattatatttgtcagggaacaggacaagagtttcctgacgcaggtcttagttatatgataacccgcagctggagcttttggtcatctgaccgaggccttccattgGCTTCCCcacccacccctttaaaaattataattttgattATAACCATTTCTATATTCCTAGGCGCTCAAGAACGATAAAATacccccattattattattattattattattattattattattattattattattattattattattattattattattattattattattattattattatagtcattattgctattattgttattattataatcatatcattattattattattattattgacgatATC encodes the following:
- the Gbeta5 gene encoding guanine nucleotide-binding protein subunit beta-5 (The sequence of the model RefSeq protein was modified relative to this genomic sequence to represent the inferred CDS: added 276 bases not found in genome assembly), with product MSDGGLKVEQPMESVEALSREAEGLKVKLEEERQKLNDVPLTTVAARLEALPQLNIKPRRVLKGHQGKVLCSDWCNDKRHLVSSSQDGKMIIWDAFTTNKEHAVTMPTTWVMACAYSPTGTLVACGGLDNKVTVYPLSFDEDVTQKKRAVGTHTSYMSCCTFPYSDQQILTGSGDSTCALWDVESGIMLQSFHGHQGDVMALDLAPSETGNTFVSGGCDKMALIWDMRTGQCVQSFEGHDSDINTVKFYPSGDAVLTGSDDATCRLFDLRADREIAVYTKESIIFGVNSVDFSVSGRLLFAGYNDYTVNVWDTLKCHRLTILYGHENRVSCLKMSPDGTSISTGSWDFTLRIWA